The Helicobacter cetorum MIT 00-7128 region GGATAGTAGGTTGTAAAAATTTAGCTAAGGGATAAATTAGAGTTTGCATGCTAAGATAAAAAACTCATTATAAAAAGGATAGCATGTTTATTTCAATTGCTTTTTTCTTGGTTTTATGTGTGCTAAACTACGCTACTTTTAGGCTTTTAAGAGCGTTTTTAACCTTAAAGAAAATATCTCAATACGCTTATTTAGGGTTTTTTATCCTTTTATGTGTGGGGGAAGGGATTTTTGCTTTTTATAGAAACTCTATGCCAAGTAGTCTATTTGTTTTAACTTCAGCTTGTTCGTTTATTACTTTTATCTTATTTGTTTTTGCCCTAAGCTTTTATGGTTTTTCTTATTCCATAGAAAAAATAGATTTTTTAGATTCAAGGCGTAAAAGCTTAAAAAATTTTTTGAAATTAGGGTTTTATCTAGCGTTATTAGGGTATTTTTGGCGTGGGTTTTATGAAGGGCTTGCTCGCCCAAAAATCAAAGAAACCTCCATTTATTTAGATAAATTAGACAAAGAATTAAAAGTTATTTTACTAACAGACATGCATATAGGGCATTTATTGCAAAGGGAATTTGTAACTTACATTGTAGAAGAAGTCAATCAAAAAGAAGTGGATATGGTGCTTATTGGTGGGGACTTAGTAGATAGTAAAATTGAAAAAGTCAAATCTTTTTTACTGCCCTTAAACAATCTCAAAAGCACTTATGGCACTTTTTATGTGCCAGGAAACCATGAGTATTATCATGGCATAGAGCCGATTTTATCGTTTCTTAAAACTCTTAACATAACGATTTTGGGTAATGAGTGTGCGAACT contains the following coding sequences:
- a CDS encoding metallophosphoesterase is translated as MFISIAFFLVLCVLNYATFRLLRAFLTLKKISQYAYLGFFILLCVGEGIFAFYRNSMPSSLFVLTSACSFITFILFVFALSFYGFSYSIEKIDFLDSRRKSLKNFLKLGFYLALLGYFWRGFYEGLARPKIKETSIYLDKLDKELKVILLTDMHIGHLLQREFVTYIVEEVNQKEVDMVLIGGDLVDSKIEKVKSFLLPLNNLKSTYGTFYVPGNHEYYHGIEPILSFLKTLNITILGNECANLNAINLCGVYDYYARKHKNFAPNIDKALQKRDTNKPTILLAHQPKQIKSIKESHSIDLMLSGHTHGGQIFPFSLLVKLAQTYLHGLYKHSNTTQIYVSSGAGYWGVPLRFLAPSEIAYLRLLPKES